From the genome of Calliopsis andreniformis isolate RMS-2024a unplaced genomic scaffold, iyCalAndr_principal scaffold0022, whole genome shotgun sequence, one region includes:
- the LOC143187040 gene encoding uncharacterized protein LOC143187040 encodes MPTKCAIVQCKNVKNKNSRISFFQFPLNEPKLLSAWIAAVNRKDWTPTTSSRICGKHFKCTDFYNTPGVKVNKLKPDTIPSKNLPKDTPQKLNSVTDKSDLYTSTSQGIFSDLSNELSSVKDSQSSRNMFVNKETGDVKYDKVTMGAQFADSQSPTNIFIKEEPDDVRDTNIEMKLLINLDIKRNAVDILKPSTSEYRKLEEENKALKKLIDTLKDNHSKEMETQAEMFRFLIANEKETYKKQVLSLKTEVKLWKRKVQRKEVKINKLLLELKNKSFMDKE; translated from the exons ATGCCGACGAAATGTGCAATTGTTCAGTGTAAAaacgttaaaaataaaaattccagAATTAGCTTCTTCCA ATTTCCGTTAAATGAACCAAAGCTATTGTCAGCATGGATTGCTGCAGTAAATAGAAAAGACTGGACACCCACTACGTCGAGTAGAATTTGTGGAAAGCATTTTAAATGTACCGATTTTTACAACACTCCAGGAGTAAAAGTGAATAAATTAAAACCTGATACAATACCTTCAAAAAATTTACCTAAGGACACACCGCAGAAGCTAAATTCTGTCACAGATAAAT CGGATCTGTATACTTCAACCTCGCAGGGAATATTCAGCGATCTGAGTAATGAACTTTCCTCTGTAAAAG ATTCACAGTCGTCTAGGAATATGTTTGTAAATAAGGAAACAGGTGATGTAAAATATGATAAAGTAACAATGGGAGCACAATTTGCAGATTCACAGTCACctacaaatatttttataaaggaGGAACCAGACGATGTAAGAG ATACAAACATCGAAATGAAGCTATTAATAAATTTAGACATAAAACGTAATGCTGTAGATATTCTAAAGCCTTCTACAAGTGAATATAGAAAACTAGAAGAAGAAAATAAGGCACTAAAAAAACTTATTGACACTTTGAAAGATAACCATTCTAAGGAAATGGAAACACAAGCAGAAATGTTTCGTTTCTTGATTGCAAATGAGAAGGAAACTTATAAAAAGCAAGTATTGTCTTTGAAAACAGAGGTAAAATTgtggaagcgtaaagtacaacgaAAAGAAGTAAAAATCAACAAATTATTGTTAGAACTGAAAAATAAAAGTTTCATGGATAAAGAGTGA